A window of Nonomuraea angiospora genomic DNA:
GTGGGCGTGGGACGAGGTGGCGCGCTCATGGGAGCGCCGCGACTCCCACCTGTACGCCCGCTTCGACCTGCGCTACGACGGCACCGGGCCGGCGAGGCTGCTGGAGTACAACGCGGACACGCCGACCTCGCTCGTGGAGTCGTCGGTCGTGCAGTGGTTCTGGCTGCAGGACGTCCACCCGGGCGCCGACCAGTGGAACTCCGTGCACGAGCGGCTCATCGAGCGCTGGCGCGAGCTGCGACTGCCGCCCGGGCCCACCCACTTCGCGTTCACGAACATGGACGAGACGGGCGAGGAGGCCATGACCGTGGCCTACCTGCAGGAGACCGCCGAGCAGGCGGGCCTGCAGACCGTCGCCGTCGCCATGGAGGACATCGGCTGGGACTCGCTCAACCGCCGCTTCGTGGACGTCGAGAACCGCGTGATCCGCTCGGCGTTCAAGCTCTACCCGTGGGAGTGGATGCTGGCCGACGACTTCGGGCGGCACGCCGTACGGCACTCCACCTGGATCGAGCCGCTGTGGAAGACGCTGCTGTCCAACAAGGCGCTGCTGGCGATCCTGTGGGAGCTCAACCCGGGCCACCCCAACCTGCTGCCCGCCTACCTCGACGGGCCGCGCGACCTGACCTCCTACATCGCCAAGCCGCTGCTGGGCAGGGAGGGCGCCTCCATGCGCATCGTCACGCCCGAGGGCACCCAGGAGACGCCGGGCGTCTACGGCCGGGAGGGGTACGTCTTCCAGGGCTTCGAGGCGCTGCCCCAGTTCGAGGGGCAGCGGCCGGTGCTCGGCGCCTGGGTGGTCGCCGACGAGGCCGCCGGGCTGGGTATCAGGGAGACGACCGGCCTGATCACCGATGACACCTCCTCGTTCGTCCCCCACCTCATCGCCTGACTCCCCACCGCATCCCCCGATAGGAATCAACGTGACTCTTCTCGAGACCCTCGCCCGCGGCGCGGGCGCCATCGCCGCGTACGCCGCCGTCGGCGTGATCCTGATGATCGTCGGCTTCTACGTGATCGACTGGGCCACCCCCGGCAAGCTGAGCGAGATCATCCGCACCCAGCGCAACCCCAACGCCACCCTGCTCGCCACCTCCGCCCTGGCCGCCGTCGGCCTGATCGTGGCCGCCTCCATCTGGTCCTCCGGCGGCCGGCTGGCCGAGGGGCTGGCGGGCACCGCGGTGTTCGGCCTGGTCGGCATCGTGGTGCAGACCGTGGCGATGCTGCTGTTCGACCGGGTCGTGGGCATCTCCGTACGCGATCTCGTGAAGGAGCCCCAGCTGCAGCCGGGCGCGCGGCTGCTCGCGGTCACGCACATCGCGATCGGCCTCATCACGGCCGTCGCGGTCATCTGACGCCGGTCGCCCGGCCGCAGGAGAACGGCCGTCGCGGTCATCCGAACGGAGCTGGCACTCTAGGAGGCGTGACAGACCGGACCCGGGAGGACACCACCCGCAGGCTCGAGCGGGCCATGGGCTCGCTCGGCACGGCGGCGATGGCGCGCATGGAGGAGCAGCTGCCGTGGTTCCGCGCGCTCAGCGCGGAGGACCGGTCGTGGGTGGGGCTCGTGGCCCAGGCCGGCATCGCGGCGTTCGTCGAGTGGTTCTCGATCGCCGGCGAGGATCGCCCCACCCCCAGCATCGAGTTCTTCGGCACGGCTCCGCGCGAGCTCAAGCGGTCCATCTCGCTGCAGCAGACCGTCGACATCGTCAGGATCGTGGTCGAGGTGGTCGAGGCGCAGGCCCACGAGCTGGCCGCGCCCGGCGGCGAGGACCAGCTCCAGCAGGCCATGCTCCGCTACACCCGCGACGTCGCCTTCGCCGCCGCCCACGTCTACGCCCGCGAGGCCGAGGCCAGGGGCTCGTGGGACGCCCGCCTCGAGGCCCTGATCGTGGACGCCCTCGTCCGCGGCGAGGTCGACGACGGCCTGCACTCCTGGGCGGCCGCGCTCGGCTGGACCTCCTCCCCCGTGGTCGTCATCGCCGGCCACGCTCCCGACGACGACCCCCGCGCGGTCATCGACGGGCTGCGGGAGAAGGGCCGCCGCATCGGCATGGACCTGCTGGCCGGCGTGCAGGCCGACCGGCTGATCGTCATCGTGGGCGGCGCCGAGAGCGTCAACGACGCGGCCAAGCAGGTCGTGCACCGCTTCGGGATGGGCCCCATCGTCATCGGCCCCGAGGTCCCCGACCTGCACGCCGCGGCCAGGTCGGCCAGGGCGGCGCTGGCCGGGCTGAAGGCGTCGTCCGGCTGGCCCGACGCGCCGCGCCCGGTGCACGCCGAGGACCTGCTGGCCGAGCGGGCGCTCGACGGCGACGACGACGCCAGGCAGCAGCTCATCGAGAACGTCTACCAGCCGCTCGCGGGCACGCCCCTGCTCGACACCCTCGCCACGTACCTGGAGCAGGGCACCTCGCTGGAGGCGACGGCGCGGCTGCTGTTCGTCCACCCCAACACCGTCCGCTACCGGCTGAAGAAGATCACGGAGCTGACCGGCTACCAGCCCACGGAGGGCAGGTCCGCCTTCACCCTCCAGGTCGGCCTGATCCTCGGCCGGTTGTCAGAGAGTGCCGAAATGTGGCGTGCCCTAACGTAATGCCGCCGAAATCCCCACTGTAGGCTTCCTACAAAACCCCCCGGACGAAGTTCGTGCGGATCATTATCCGCGTGTCGGAGTTCTACAGGGCAAGGTGGGTTTTGTGCTTGTACTCGTCGCTCCGGGCCAAGGTGCCCAAACGCCAGGCTTCCTTTCTCCCTGGCTCGAGCTCCCCGGTGTGGCCGACAGACTCGGCGCCTGGTCGGAGGTCGTCGGGCTCGATCTGATCGCCTACGGGACCACCGCCGACGCCGACGAGATCCGTGACACCGCCGTCGCCCAGCCGCTTCTCGTGGCCGCCGCGCTGGCCTCCGCCGAGGTGCTCGGCGTGACGCCGGACGTGCTCGCGGGCCACAGCGTGGGCGAGTTCGCCGCCGCCGCGCTGGCCGGGGTGCTCACCCCCGAGCAGGCGCTCAGCCTGATCCGCGAGCGCGCCCAGGCCATGGCCAAGGCCGCCGCGGTCACCGAGACCGGCATGACCGCCGTGCTCGGCGGCGTCGAGGACGACGTGCTGGCCGCCCTCGACAAGCACGGCCTGACCCCCGCCAACATCAACGGCGCCGGCCAGATCGTCGCGGGCGGCACGCTGGAGCAGCTGGCCGCGCTCAAGGACGACCCGCCGGCCCGCGCCCGCCTCATCCCGCTGAAGGTGGCCGGCGCCTTCCACACCCGCCACATGGCCCCCGCCGTGGAGAGCCTGCGCGAGGCCGCCGCCGGCGTGGCCCCCGCCGACCCCGCCGTCACGCTCCTGTCCAACTCCGACGGCCAGGCGGTCGCCTCCGGCGCCGAGTTCGTGGAGCGGCTGGTCAAGCAGGTCAGCAGCCCCGTCAGGTGGGGCGCCTGCATGGAGACCATGGCCGGGCTCGGCGTCACGACGATGATCGAGCTGCTGCCCGGCGGCACGCTCACCGGCCTGGCCAAGCGCGGCCTGTCCGGCGTGCGGACGGTGGCGCTGAAGACCCCCGACGACCTCGACGCGGCCAGGGAGCTGACCAAGTGAAGATTCCCGACGTCGCCCCTGGCGGCAGGATCCTGGGCCTCGGCCACTACCAGCCGGCCAACATCGTCACCAACGACGACCTGGCCAAGAACATGGACACCAACGACGAGTGGATCCAGTCCAGGGTCGGCATCAAGGAGCGCCGCGTCGCGCCCGACAGCGAGTCGCTCGAGGACATGGCCACCATCGCTGGCGGCAAGGCGCTGGCCGCGAGCGGCCTGTCGCCCGAAGAGGTCGACCTCGTCATCGTGGCCACCTGCACGCTCGAGACCCAGATCCCCAACGCCAGCGCCGTCGTGGCCCACCGCCTCGGCATCAAGGCGCCGGGCGCGTTCGACGTCAACGCCGCCTGCGCCGGGTTCTGCTACGCCCTCGCCACCGCGAGCTCCGCCGTGCGCGGGGGTGCGGCCCGCCACGTGCTGGTCATCGGCGCGGAGAAGCTGTCGCAGTGGGTCGACTGGACCGACAGGTCCACCGCCGTGATCTTCGCCGACGGCGCGGGCGCCGCGGTGGTGGGTCCCTCCGACGTCCCCGGCATCGGCCCCGTGGTGTGGGGCAGCGCCGGCGACAAGTCCGAGGCGATCGCCATCAAGGACCGCCAGGACTTCCTCCGCCAGGAGGGCCAGACGGTGTTCCGCTGGGCGACCACCGCGCTCCACCCGGTGGCGCTCGAGGCCTGCGAGCGCGCGGGCGTGGACCCGTCGGAGCTGACGGCGTTCGTGCCCCACCAGGCCAACCTGCGCATCATCGAGGCCATCGCCCGTAAGCTGGGCGCCGACAAGGCCGTGATCGCCCGCGACATCGTCAACGCCGGTAACACCTCGGCCGCCTCGATCCCGCTGGCGCTCTCGCGCATGCTGGAGCGCGGCGAGGTCCGCTCCGGCGGTCTCGCGCTGCTGCTCGGCTTCGGCGCGGGGCTGACCTATGCCGGCCAAGTGATCGAGATCCCTTAGCCTCCCCCCGCACTTCATCCAGAGCTTGTACGGCACAGCCGTGCAGAAACCAGAAATCAAAAGGAGAACCAGCGACATGGCTGCCAACGAGCAGGACATTCTTGCCGGCCTCGGCAAGATCATCAACGAGATCACCGGCATCCCGGCCTCGGACGTGACCCCCGAGAAGAGCTTCGTCGACGACCTCGACATCGACTCCCTGTCCATGGTCGAGATCGCCGTGGCCGCCCAGGACGAGTTCGGCGTCGAGATCCCCGACGACCAGCTCAAGAACCTGAAGACGGTCAAGGACGTCCTCAACTTCATCCAGGGCTGACAGAGAAAACCAAACTGACTAGCAAGGAGCGCGAAACGTGAGTGCGAACCGGGTACGTGTCGTCGTCACCGGGCTTGGCGCGACGACGCCCGTCGGTGGAGACGTCACCTCGACCTGGTCGGCGCTCCTCGCCGGTCAGTCGGGTGTCGAGACCCTCACCACGGACTGGATCGACACCGTCCCCGTGAAGTTCGCGGGGACGGCCGCGGTGGACCCCACCGAGGTGCTGCCGCGGCCGGAGGCCCGCCGGCTCGACCGCAGTGAGCAGTTCGCGATGGTCGCCGCCCGGGAGGCCTGGCAGGACGCCGGCGCCCCCGAGGTCGCGCCGGAGCGGCTGGGCGTCGTGGTCTCCAGCGGCATCGGCGGCATCAACACCACGCTGAGCGCGTACGACACCTACCGGGAGCGCGGCTGGAACCGGCTGTCGCCGTTCACCGTGCCGATGCTCATGCCCAACGGCCCGGCCGCCTGGATCGGCCTCGACCTGGGCGCCCAGGCCGGGGTGCACGCCACCGTGTCGGCGTGCGCGTCCGGCGCGGAGGCGATCGGCCACGCGATGGACATGATCAGGGTGGGCCGCGCCGACGTGGTCGTGGCCGGCGGCACCGAGGCCGCCATCCACGGGCTCAACATGGCGGCCTTCGCCGCCGCGCGGGCCATGTCCACCCGCAACGACGACCCGCAGGGCGCGTCCAGGCCGTGGGACCGCGACCGCGACGGGTTCGTGCTCGGTGAGGGCGCCGGCATCGTGGTGCTGGAGTCCGAGGAGCACGCCAAGGCGCGTGGCGCGCGCATCTACGCCTACTGCGCCGGGGTCGGCTACTCCGCCGACGCCCACCACATCACGCAGCCCGAGCCCGAGGGCCGGGGCATCATCATGGCGATGACCCAGGCGCTCAACGACGCCGGCCTGACCGGCCTCGACATCAAACACGTCAACGCGCATGCCACCTCCACCCCTGCCGGCGACGTCGGCGAGGTGCAGGCCGTGGCCAAGGCCATCGGCACCCACCCGCTCGTGACCTCGACCAAGTCGATGACCGGTCACCTGCTCGGCGGGGCCGGCGGCATCGAGTCCGTCTTCACCATCAAGGCGCTGCAGGAGCGGATCGTCCCCGCGACCATCAACCTCGACGACCTCGACGACGGCATCGAGGTGGACCTGGTCTACGGCAAGAACCGCCCCCTGCCCGACGGAGACATCGCCGCGGTCAACAACTCGTTCGGATTCGGGGGCCACAACGTGGCCGTCGTGTTTAAGGGGGCATAAATGACCGTGCTGGACAACGGGGTGGCGGCCGACGGCACCGAACAGGAGCCTGCCGATCCCCGCGATCCAGTCGTCCGCCTGACCGCGCTGCTCGACGAGGGCTCGCTGCGGCCGATCACCTCCGAAGACAAGAGCGGCGTGCTGGCCGCCATGGGCCGCGTCGAGGGTGTTCCCGTCGTCGCCTTCTGTAGTGACGCCCGCTTCCAGGGCGGCGCGATGGGCAGCGAGGGCTGCGAGCACATCGTGCACGCCTACGACGTGGCCGTCCGTGAACGGGTGCCGGTCATCGGGATCTGGCACTCCGGCGGTGCGCGACTCGCCGAAGGCGTCGAGTCGCTGCACGCCGTCGGGCGGGTCTTCGCCGCCATGACCAAGGCGTCCGGCGTGGTGCCGCAGATCTCCGTGGTCGTCGGCCCCGCCGCCGGCGGCGCCGCCTACGGTCCCGCGCTGACCGACCTCGTCATCCTGGCCGAGTCCGGCCGCATCTTCGTCACGGGCCCCGACGTGGTCCGCAGCGTCACCGGCGAGAGCGTCGACGCCGCGGCCCTGGGCGGCCCGGAGCCGCACAGCAAGCGCAGCGGCGTCGTCCACGTCGTCGCCAAGACCGAGACCGACGCGTACGTCAAGGCGCGCCAGCTCGCCACGCTCCTCGGCCACCAGGGCCGGGTGCGCACGGGAGAAATCGAGGAAGTGGACTTCTCCACGCTGCTGCCCGACTCGGCCAGGCGCGCCTACGACGTCAAGCCGCTGGTCAACGGCCTGCTCGACGAGCCTGGCATCGAGCTGCACCCCAAGTGGGCGCCGAACATCGTCACATCGCTCGGCCGCCTCGGTGGCCGGACGGTCGGTGTGATCGCCAACAACCCGCTGCGGCTCGGCGGCTGCCTCGACGCCACGTCCGCCGAGAAAGCCGCCCGCTTCGTACGTATGTGTGACGCTTTCGGGGTGCCATTGGTTGTCCTCGTGGACGTTCCCGGCTACCTGCCCGGCGTCGGGCAGGAGCACGACGGGGTCGTGCGGCGGGGGGCCAAGCTGCTGCACGCCTTCGCCGAGGCCTCGGTGCCCCGGGTCACGCTGGTGACGCGCAAGGCGTACGGGGGCGCGTACATCGCGATGAACTCCCGCGCGCTGGGGGCCACCAAGGTGTTCGCCTGGCCGACCACCGAGGTGGCGGTCATGGGGTCGGTGGCGGCCGTACGCATCCTCAAGCGGCGCGAGCTGGCCGCGGCGCCGGAGGAGGAGCGGGCCGAGCTGGAGCAGCGGCTGGCCGCCGAGCACGAGAAGCTGGCCGGTGGGCTCGACCGGGCCCGGGACCTGGGGGTCATCGACGAGGTGATCAAGCCGGAGGAGACGCGCGGCGCCATCGCCAAGCTCCTCGCCCAGGCCACGCCCGCCCGCGGCGCCCACGGCAACATCCCGCTGTAGCTCTCTTCACGAGCGGCCCCGCACCGACCATCGGTGCGGGGCCGCTCGCGTACTTCCCAGAAGACCCCGCACTGACCATCGGTGCGGGGCCGCTCGCGTACTTCCCAGAAGACCCCGCACTGACCATCGGTGCGGGGCCGCTCGCGTGCTTCCCAGAAGACCCCGCACTGACCATCGGTGCGAGGCTGCTCGCGTGCTCCGCGCTGGCCATCGGCGCGGGGTATTTCG
This region includes:
- a CDS encoding glutathionylspermidine synthase family protein, with translation MRREHGTPRDGWEKTIEGQGLAYHRVAHPSGLSRPYWDESIHYIFSMDEVEALEEQVEELHEMCLRAVEHVVSARRFADFAIPEWAWDEVARSWERRDSHLYARFDLRYDGTGPARLLEYNADTPTSLVESSVVQWFWLQDVHPGADQWNSVHERLIERWRELRLPPGPTHFAFTNMDETGEEAMTVAYLQETAEQAGLQTVAVAMEDIGWDSLNRRFVDVENRVIRSAFKLYPWEWMLADDFGRHAVRHSTWIEPLWKTLLSNKALLAILWELNPGHPNLLPAYLDGPRDLTSYIAKPLLGREGASMRIVTPEGTQETPGVYGREGYVFQGFEALPQFEGQRPVLGAWVVADEAAGLGIRETTGLITDDTSSFVPHLIA
- a CDS encoding DUF350 domain-containing protein; this encodes MTLLETLARGAGAIAAYAAVGVILMIVGFYVIDWATPGKLSEIIRTQRNPNATLLATSALAAVGLIVAASIWSSGGRLAEGLAGTAVFGLVGIVVQTVAMLLFDRVVGISVRDLVKEPQLQPGARLLAVTHIAIGLITAVAVI
- a CDS encoding PucR family transcriptional regulator, whose translation is MGSLGTAAMARMEEQLPWFRALSAEDRSWVGLVAQAGIAAFVEWFSIAGEDRPTPSIEFFGTAPRELKRSISLQQTVDIVRIVVEVVEAQAHELAAPGGEDQLQQAMLRYTRDVAFAAAHVYAREAEARGSWDARLEALIVDALVRGEVDDGLHSWAAALGWTSSPVVVIAGHAPDDDPRAVIDGLREKGRRIGMDLLAGVQADRLIVIVGGAESVNDAAKQVVHRFGMGPIVIGPEVPDLHAAARSARAALAGLKASSGWPDAPRPVHAEDLLAERALDGDDDARQQLIENVYQPLAGTPLLDTLATYLEQGTSLEATARLLFVHPNTVRYRLKKITELTGYQPTEGRSAFTLQVGLILGRLSESAEMWRALT
- a CDS encoding ACP S-malonyltransferase, coding for MLVLVAPGQGAQTPGFLSPWLELPGVADRLGAWSEVVGLDLIAYGTTADADEIRDTAVAQPLLVAAALASAEVLGVTPDVLAGHSVGEFAAAALAGVLTPEQALSLIRERAQAMAKAAAVTETGMTAVLGGVEDDVLAALDKHGLTPANINGAGQIVAGGTLEQLAALKDDPPARARLIPLKVAGAFHTRHMAPAVESLREAAAGVAPADPAVTLLSNSDGQAVASGAEFVERLVKQVSSPVRWGACMETMAGLGVTTMIELLPGGTLTGLAKRGLSGVRTVALKTPDDLDAARELTK
- a CDS encoding beta-ketoacyl-ACP synthase III translates to MKIPDVAPGGRILGLGHYQPANIVTNDDLAKNMDTNDEWIQSRVGIKERRVAPDSESLEDMATIAGGKALAASGLSPEEVDLVIVATCTLETQIPNASAVVAHRLGIKAPGAFDVNAACAGFCYALATASSAVRGGAARHVLVIGAEKLSQWVDWTDRSTAVIFADGAGAAVVGPSDVPGIGPVVWGSAGDKSEAIAIKDRQDFLRQEGQTVFRWATTALHPVALEACERAGVDPSELTAFVPHQANLRIIEAIARKLGADKAVIARDIVNAGNTSAASIPLALSRMLERGEVRSGGLALLLGFGAGLTYAGQVIEIP
- a CDS encoding acyl carrier protein, whose translation is MAANEQDILAGLGKIINEITGIPASDVTPEKSFVDDLDIDSLSMVEIAVAAQDEFGVEIPDDQLKNLKTVKDVLNFIQG
- the fabF gene encoding beta-ketoacyl-ACP synthase II encodes the protein MSANRVRVVVTGLGATTPVGGDVTSTWSALLAGQSGVETLTTDWIDTVPVKFAGTAAVDPTEVLPRPEARRLDRSEQFAMVAAREAWQDAGAPEVAPERLGVVVSSGIGGINTTLSAYDTYRERGWNRLSPFTVPMLMPNGPAAWIGLDLGAQAGVHATVSACASGAEAIGHAMDMIRVGRADVVVAGGTEAAIHGLNMAAFAAARAMSTRNDDPQGASRPWDRDRDGFVLGEGAGIVVLESEEHAKARGARIYAYCAGVGYSADAHHITQPEPEGRGIIMAMTQALNDAGLTGLDIKHVNAHATSTPAGDVGEVQAVAKAIGTHPLVTSTKSMTGHLLGGAGGIESVFTIKALQERIVPATINLDDLDDGIEVDLVYGKNRPLPDGDIAAVNNSFGFGGHNVAVVFKGA
- a CDS encoding acyl-CoA carboxylase subunit beta, which translates into the protein MTVLDNGVAADGTEQEPADPRDPVVRLTALLDEGSLRPITSEDKSGVLAAMGRVEGVPVVAFCSDARFQGGAMGSEGCEHIVHAYDVAVRERVPVIGIWHSGGARLAEGVESLHAVGRVFAAMTKASGVVPQISVVVGPAAGGAAYGPALTDLVILAESGRIFVTGPDVVRSVTGESVDAAALGGPEPHSKRSGVVHVVAKTETDAYVKARQLATLLGHQGRVRTGEIEEVDFSTLLPDSARRAYDVKPLVNGLLDEPGIELHPKWAPNIVTSLGRLGGRTVGVIANNPLRLGGCLDATSAEKAARFVRMCDAFGVPLVVLVDVPGYLPGVGQEHDGVVRRGAKLLHAFAEASVPRVTLVTRKAYGGAYIAMNSRALGATKVFAWPTTEVAVMGSVAAVRILKRRELAAAPEEERAELEQRLAAEHEKLAGGLDRARDLGVIDEVIKPEETRGAIAKLLAQATPARGAHGNIPL